The Microvirga thermotolerans sequence TCGGATACGTCCGGCGGAAAGCTCGGCGTCGTGCTGCCGGAGGAGGGCAGCGCGTTCCAGATCAACACGATCAACCTGGTGAAGAACGCCCCGGCGGGCGACGCGGCCAAGACTTTCATCGACTATGCCCTCAAGCCGGAGACACAGGCGGCCTTCACCGAGGCGATGTTCTACGCGCCGACCAACAAGAAGGCGCAGGAGAAGATCTACAAGGAGGCCCTGGCCCGCACGGCCGCCGGCGCGATGGACAGGATGATCGCCATCGACTGGATCGCCGTGGCCGGCATTCGCGACGCGATCACCGAGCAGTGGCGCCGCCGCGTCATTCCGCTGAGCCGGTGACGCGCCTGCCGCAGCCGAAGGCCCGCTGGAGAACGCCATGATGCATCAGACCATCCGTACAGGGAGCCCGACCGTGTCGGGCGACCGCGCCGTGCACCTGCAGCTCGATGGGCTCACGAAACGTTACGGCGATTCCGTCGCCGTGGCGGCGCTGGATCTGGCGGTCCCGAAAGGGGAGCTCGTGGCGCTCCTGGGGCCATCCGGCTGCGGCAAGACAACGACGCTGCGCATGGTGGCCGGTCTCATCCGGCCGTCGGCCGGGCGCATCGTCGTAGGGTCGCAGGACATCACGGCGATGCCGCCCTACCGGCGCGACATGGGGCTCGTGTTCCAGTCCTACGCGTTGTTCCCGCACATGACGGTGGCCAGGAACGTGGCCTTCGGCCTGGAGATGCGCTCCGTGCCGAGGCCCGAAATCGAACGGCGGGTGAAGGAGGCCCTCGCCATGGTGCGGCTCGAGGCGCTGGCCGAGCGCAGGCCGCGCGAGCTGTCCGGCGGCCAGCAGCAGCGGGTGGCGCTCGCCCGTGCCCTCGTGATCCGTCCTTCGATCCTGCTCCTCGACGAGCCGCTCTCCAATCTCGACGCGAAGCTGCGCGACGAGATGCGCAACGAGATCCGCGACATCCAGCAGAGCCTGGGCATCACCGCCGTCTTCGTCACGCACGATCAGGTGGAGGCGCTCAGCATGTGCGACAAGGTCGTCGTCATGCGCGGCGGCAAGCTCGAGCAGGTGGGAACGCCGGTCGATGTCTACGAGCATCCCGCGACTCCGTTCGTCGCGTCCTTCGTGGGCCGCACGAATCGGCTGGAGGGACAGGCGCAGGGCGACGGGCGCGTCGTCATCGGTGCCATGGAGGTGCGCGTGCCTGGCCGGCCCGGCGGTAGGGTCGAGGTCATGGTTCGCCCGCACCGCATGAATCTGGTCGAGGCTGTCTCCGGCGGGGAGAGGGCCGCGGAAGGGACGAACCGTCTCGAAGGGCGCCTTGTGCGCGTCACCTTCGTGGGCGACCTGCTCCAGTACCACGTGGACGTCGGAGGAGCGGAGATCGTCGTCGAGAAGGCCTCGGATCACGGCCGCGGCTTCCTGGCGGTGGGAACGCCGGTCGCGGTCCTGTGGCGCGTCGACGACACCATGGTGTTCGGGAGGGGGGCATGACGGCCGTCGCAGCCTCCGCAGGGCCCGCGATGCCGCGTCCGGTCCTCGACCGGGCGGGAACGGCGACCCTGCTTCTGCTCCCCATCGCGCTCATCAACACGGCCGGCTTCATCCTGCCGGTCCTCAACCTTTTGCGGATGTCGTTCAACGAGGCCCTTGCCGGCGGCGGCGTGCGCGAGACCGTGACCCTCGCCAACTGGATCGGCCTCTTCGGCGATTCCTTCTATGTGGAACTCATCGTCAATTCGATCGCTGTGAGCCTCGGCATCACGCTGGCGACCCTCGTGGTGTCGTATCCGATTGCGCTCTACCTCCACCGCAGCTCGGGACGCTGGCGCACCTTCCTGACCGTGCTGGTCATCTCGCCGCTCCTCACCTCGGCCGTCGTGCGCACCTATGGCTGGATCGCGCTGCTCGCCGACCAGGGCCCCATCGTCGGAGCCCTCGCGGCGCTGGGAACTACGCCTCCGCGGCTCATGTTCAATACGACGGGCGTCGTCATCGGCCTCACCGAGATCCTGATGCCCTACATGATCCTGTCCCTTCTCGCCGGTTTCGGCCGTCTCGACCCGCGGGTGGAGGAGGCGGCGATGACCCTCGGCGCCCCGCCCGCCAAGACCTTCTGGCGGGTGATCCTGCCGCTGACCATTCCCGGAATTGCGCTCGGATGCCTTCTCTGCTTCGTGCTGGCGGTCTCCTCCTTCATCACGCCGAAGCTGCTCGGGGGCGGGCGGGTCTTCCTGCTCGCGACGGAGATCTACGACCAGGCGATCGTCACCCTGAATTGGCCGCTCGCCGCGACGCTCTCGATGCTCGTGCTGATCATCTTCGGAGCCGCACTCGCCGCCTATGCCCGCGTCCTTCGCGCCATCGACTAGGAGCCTGCCATGGAATCCCATGAAACGTCCTGGCCCATGAAGCTCCTCGTGGCGCTGATGTTCCTGTTCCTTCTGGCCCCCGTGATCCTCGTGGTGCCGATCTCGTTCAGCGGGGAACAGATCCTCTCGTTCCCGCCGGCGAGCTGGTCGCTGCGCTGGTATGCGGCGCTCGCCCACAGTCCGGAGATCATCTCCGCTTTCTGGACGAGTCTCGTGCTGGGCACGATCGTGACGGTCATATCCCTCGCCGTCGCGGTGCCGGCCGCCTACGTGATCGTCCGGATGCGCACGTTCGGCTCCGCCTTTCTCTACAACCTCTTCACGGCCCCCCTGCTGCTGCCGACCATCGTCCTGGGGCTTGCGATCCTCATCGTCTTCGCCTCGGCCGGTTTCCTCGGTACGTTTCCCGGGCTCGTCGTCGGCCA is a genomic window containing:
- a CDS encoding ABC transporter ATP-binding protein — translated: MMHQTIRTGSPTVSGDRAVHLQLDGLTKRYGDSVAVAALDLAVPKGELVALLGPSGCGKTTTLRMVAGLIRPSAGRIVVGSQDITAMPPYRRDMGLVFQSYALFPHMTVARNVAFGLEMRSVPRPEIERRVKEALAMVRLEALAERRPRELSGGQQQRVALARALVIRPSILLLDEPLSNLDAKLRDEMRNEIRDIQQSLGITAVFVTHDQVEALSMCDKVVVMRGGKLEQVGTPVDVYEHPATPFVASFVGRTNRLEGQAQGDGRVVIGAMEVRVPGRPGGRVEVMVRPHRMNLVEAVSGGERAAEGTNRLEGRLVRVTFVGDLLQYHVDVGGAEIVVEKASDHGRGFLAVGTPVAVLWRVDDTMVFGRGA
- a CDS encoding ABC transporter permease, whose product is MPRPVLDRAGTATLLLLPIALINTAGFILPVLNLLRMSFNEALAGGGVRETVTLANWIGLFGDSFYVELIVNSIAVSLGITLATLVVSYPIALYLHRSSGRWRTFLTVLVISPLLTSAVVRTYGWIALLADQGPIVGALAALGTTPPRLMFNTTGVVIGLTEILMPYMILSLLAGFGRLDPRVEEAAMTLGAPPAKTFWRVILPLTIPGIALGCLLCFVLAVSSFITPKLLGGGRVFLLATEIYDQAIVTLNWPLAATLSMLVLIIFGAALAAYARVLRAID
- a CDS encoding ABC transporter permease; its protein translation is MESHETSWPMKLLVALMFLFLLAPVILVVPISFSGEQILSFPPASWSLRWYAALAHSPEIISAFWTSLVLGTIVTVISLAVAVPAAYVIVRMRTFGSAFLYNLFTAPLLLPTIVLGLAILIVFASAGFLGTFPGLVVGHLVITLPYALRVLATTLGNLNLACEEAASTLGGRPLTVFRRVTLPMMAPGIVAATALCFLVSFDEVVITLFLTGPRLTTLPVELFHHVESRADPLVASVSVLLILLTLAVVMVVDRTVGLSRTFVK